A segment of the Candidatus Omnitrophota bacterium genome:
CTAATACTCCACCACCGATAATGCTTACGAATGAAGCTATATGCACATATCTGCCAATTCTTATACCATTTCCACCATATATAAATGTGAAATCGTCAATCTTACAATACGGCCCAATTTCGATAACCTCTGGCTTGATAATCTTCGCCATCGGATAAATGATCGCACCCTCACCTAGTGACTTTAATTCTTGCATAAACAGCCTTTCATTCATCCAGCCGAACTATCTCATCGTCCCCAACATTCTCTTCTGCAAAAGCAAAGTCCTTTCTCAACAACGCCGGGATAGTCATGAGCATGATCTTAATATCTAGGAAAAGGCTCCAGTTATCAACATACCAGATATCTTGCTCTATTCTATCAGGCCAAGAAAGCAGATTTCGCCCATTTACCTGAGCCCAACCGGTTATCCCTGGTTTAACATTCAACCTTTTCCACTGATGATCATCATACTTATCGACTTGATATTTTAGGGTTGGTCGTGGGCCAACAAGGCTCATATCACCCTTAATAACGTTCCAAAGTTGAGGAAGCTCATCAATTGCCCATCTCCTTAGGAATTTACCGATTGCCGTTATCGCCTCTTCTTCTTTGCTAATGTATCTTCCCAGGGTCCGTTCTTCTGTATTAACAAGCATGGTCCGAAATTTATATATTTCGAAAGGTTTACCCTGTAACCCTATTCTTTCTTGCTTAAACAATATTGGCCCCTTCGAGGCGAGTTTTACGCCAATGCTAGCGACTATAAATATTAACGATGTAAAGCCGAGAAGGAGTACGCTAATTATTATATCAAGGACTCTCTTAATGCCCTTCATTTTCTCAACACCATGTTCATACGCACATTCACTTCGATTGTTTAATAGTATCGTAAATCGAAACCTGTCTATTAATAATTATCTCTTCATCATATAAGGCTAGGGCTCTTTCTCTACCCTTCTCCCCCATTTCCATAACTAATTCTTCATTAGAAAGCAACTTTCCAAGGGCTTTATTGATGCTGTTGACATCTCGAGACTCTACTAGAAAGCCTGTTTCTTTATTAACTACCTCCTCCCTGCATCCTCTTATATCAGAAGTTATGACGGGTTTCCCACTCATCATCGCCTCAATAATTGTCCTTGGCATACCTTCACGGTATGAGGGGAGGGCAAAAATGTCACTAGCCGCTAACAACTCGGGGATATCATTTCGAAAGCCTAGGAACAGAACCTCATTTTGCATGCCAGCATTCTTGACAAAAGACTGTATCTTTATATAAGTGCTTCTGTCCCTATCGCTTTCAAGAGCCTCACCGATGACAAGTAGTTTTGCGATGGGCTGGGAGGACTTTATCTCTGCGAATGCTTCTACTAGTTCAACAATTCCTTTTTCTTTTACAATTCTTCCAATGAAAGCAATTACCTTATCATTCTTCTTTAAGCCAATCTCTTTTCTCTTCCCTTCAATATCATACTTAGCCAAAAAGGCATCCTTGTTCACGCCATTCCCGATCCATACCATGTGCGTTTCATCAATCAAGAATCGCTTTTCTTTTGCAATCTCCATATCCTCCATGCTTTGCAGAAAAAGCCAGTCTGTTGCCCACCTTGCGAGTATCTTTTCAATAAGCACAATTATTCCTCTTAGAAGCTGATTCATTTGATCATGAAAGTAGAAACCATGTGCTGTGTAAATTATTACGCTTTCCCCTGCAAGCTTTGCAGCAATTCGTCCAATTAGCGACACCATTGGCGTATGAAAATGGACCACATCATATCTGGTCTTCTTAAGGTGCCAGAAGAGCTGCCAAAAGGATAACGCGTGCGAAGGGGAGAGTAGCGCCCTCTTAAAAGGAAATATGAGTATGTTATAGTTCCTCGTTATTAAAGCATCTGCGTGTTTCCCATTTGCACAGGCGATATCGACATTATGACCTTGCGCTAACAAAGCATCAATTAATGGCAACAACAATTTTTCTACGGTTACCGATGTAGCAGCAACTTGTAGGATCCTTAACCCAACATTCTCCTCTGATTTCATACCTTGAGATGCTTCTACACAAGGCTGCTTCCACATTGACCACATATTCATAACCTAAGGGCCGCTTCGCTATATGTATATCGTTATCTCTAGCAACAGACAGTCACAATAGTTCAATCTGAAAACATTCAAATCTCTACCATTTTCAAATGCTCATATCTTTGATTATTGTCAAATTTCATGAATCGCCTACACGTGTTATTAGAGGGCCCTATTCATTAATGGCGGCGCCTCCTGTAGCCGGTATCTAACCTATAGCTTGCCCGAAACAATTGCAATATCATCGTGTAACTTCCATAAAAAGGTTTGCGTTTCTCGCTATGCAAAAGAAGAGCCCAAAAAAAGCTGCTCCGCCGATGCCCGCTATGCTATTCACTCCTAACGACATTACGATGAGGGTGATTATTGAGCTAGTATAACCAATAAGTATCAGTTTTAAGCTGTTATCTTCATCCGTTTCATTGATAGCTTTCTCGACATTGCGGATTGCTAAATATACTGCAAAGAAAATCAGTATAAAACCTACTATCCCACCTTTCAAAATCAACCAGAACCAACCATTATGCGACCAACCTGATATATAAGGAATTGTAGACGAGATGAAAAAACCGTACGTTGCTCCGATACCTTTTCCAAAAAATATATTCCCCCTCAAAGAGGAAATAAGTGCTTCGCTTTCGTCTATACGTACAGAAACACTGGGATCGGAGGTACTTCCTCCTCCAAATAATCTTCCTAAACGATATTCAGCTGCCTCGCCGTAAGTAGCACCACCTGTTGTGCTTATCATTAATACGCCCATTAAAAGTGTTGTTAGGATCAGGAGCAGCAATACAAATTGCATGACCTTTCTTCCGGACATTTTCCTCATAGTGTAAACAAGAGAAAAGAAGGTACCTATCCCCGCAGCTATCCAAATTGTTCTAGTAAACGATAAAATTAAGCCAATTAATATAAAGGGTAAGGCAACAAGTGCGAAATACTTATACCTCTTTTCTTTGCTAAAGTACAGGGATGCAAGAAATGGCAGCATTAAGGCAGAATAGGTTTCGGTGCCTCCAAACCTTACTCTGGCAACGTCTAACCCACCTACCGACTCGCTATAACCCTGCAACCCCAAATCTGAAAGCAAGCCCTGAAGCGCAGAGTGCTCAATAATAAGTGCCAGTAGCCCCGCTATCGCGGTTGCCACTATTAAGGACACCGTCAGTATTCTAAGCTTTCTTTCATTGTCTATCACCAAAGCGCTCCAAAAATATATGACAATAATATATGCAAAAACACGGATATCCCTGGTCAACCATAGTCGCTCATTTCCATATATAAGCCCGATGCAGATGGCGATAAACATGTATATCAGGACATATATAATTGGATTCTTTGTGGTCTTTACCCTGCCCCCACGTTTCTTAAATAGCGCTGCTATGAACGCCGGTAATGCAAGTATTACAACCAAATCAATTCCTAATAAGTTTACGCTGAACAGACTGACACCAATTGGGCGGGTCACACCAATTATAATCATCCAGAAAAAGAATATGCATATGCCTGCTATAGGTTTTGCAGCAGCAAACACAAAGCACGGAATCGCAAATATAAAGATAATGAATATTGGTTTATTTGTATATAAGAACAAGAGAACCCACACCATGGAATTGACCAAGAACAGAAGTGGCAGGAAGGTACTTCCCTTAAGGCGGTATTCTCGTTTTCGTGTCTCATAAGAATGGCGGTGATCAACCATCAAATTATACCTTCTATCATATCCCATATTTCTTCCAACACGTTATCAAAATTGGAGGGATCTCTAATATCGAAGTTGAAGGATAATGCACCAACGTTATCATTTGTTATAAGGTTGCAGCCGCATAGTGCTGCTTCGATAACAACACGCCCCATCGGTTCCGGCCATTCTGGTAGAAAAACGAAATTTTTTGCTCTATTGAAGTATTTATGTATTTCTGAATAAGCCACATGCCCAATATAGTCTCCATATTGCCTATATCTTTCTTCGCCAATATCGCCTATTAGAGTAATATCACCTCCTGGAAATAAATTTCTTATATTTTCTATGCCTTTGGCCTCATTAAGTGGGCCAATATAAAGATTTTCAATGTCTCTTGTCTCTTGCATATCACGAAAACGTCTCGTATCAACTATTGGCTTCATAACATAGCTAGGGTCTATTACATCTTGTCCTAACATTTTAAGAGCAATATTTCTATGTAGCGGTGATACAAATATATTGAGCTTTGACTCTCTGTAAAGCCACCTTGTATTCAATCTAAAACAGCCATTAAGGTCATGTACTGCGTTCCCAATGCCAAGTTTATATGCCGTCGCTAGGAATCGTTTGAACTTTCCTTCTCTTTTGTAGACACAATTATCATAACCCGTTTGGCCACAGCAAGGAAGATAACCAAGATTGCATATCTCCACATAAGCATTATCGAAGTGAATATACTTTTGCCTGCTAATTAATTCGCTTAATAATCCCCAGCTATAGAAGTGTGGATGGGTATAGCAATTAAAAATGTCGGCCAATATGAATAAGTCTTTATTTGCTAGAAAATCTGCTTTTCTTATCTTCTGCCCTTTCACACAATATAGATCAATCTTATGCCCAGCATTCTTACCAAAAGTGAGAACTTCACGCATAACCATCTCCCCGCCGCCACCGAAAACGAAAGGATCCAGGTATGCAAGATATCCTATGTCCATGATGTTTCCTCGCCTATAAGTAACTTCTATTCCCTTGATGATATAAGATATATATCACATAAGTTAGACTTCTTTGTTTCCAAGATAGCCTTTCCGCTGTCTCCCCCACTTATCTACGAAATAGCTCCTATTGCGGTTGGTAATTGTGCCCATGTCCTCGGTTATCCCCAAATAGAAGATCCGCTTCCATTGCTTTAATGAGCTTGCTCCTGCTTTATGAAAATATTCCAGACCTTTTACGGCAACACATTGATATCCCAATTCACGCACCCTAAATCCAATGTCGACTTCTTCAAAAAAGCAAGGTGTGTAATTGTTATCGAATCCTCCAGCTTCTCCTAATATAGTCTTAGGTATAGCAAACATAAACCCGGATACTGCATCGCATGAATTAATATCGCTCTTCAATTCCACAAAGGACAACGGCACTCCCCTATCTGCGTCCCAAAAACCTCCTTCTGGACCTGCAATCCCAATATTGCTATTTTGAGTAAACGTATTCGTAAGTTCATCTATACATCCTTTACCAACTATCACATCTTCGTTAATGAAAAATAGTAAATTACCCTCAGACATATGGGCTCCTACATTCCAAGCTCTAGGTACTCCTATATTTTGGTTTAACACTGCAAATCGGATAGGGGAGCTATCCCCTGTTAGCTTTGCTATTGAATCCAACATCTCGTCTGTATAGGAATTGAATATCAGGATAATCTCATAAGATATCTTCGTTGTTGCCTTTATACTCTCGATAAGGGTAATGTAATTTCTGGAATCCCTATAATGTGGAGGCCATGCTAGAATAACAATACTTAATTCCGGTGAGCTTGTATCCCTAGCGCTTGCCGCTTGTCTTATCCGCAGTTTTTCTGTCTTCTTCAGCACATAATAATACTTACGGGCTAAATAGATTTTCACACTATTAAAGTTATACATCTTATTCATTATGTTTCAAGACTTCTAAATATGCACTAACAATATTGGCAGTATAATTAGTCATAGAAAACTCAGAAACTGCTCTTTCCCATCCCTTCCTCCCCATTTCGCGCGCTCTTTCTTCATCACCTAATATCAAATCCACCTCTCGAGCAATTCTTTCCGGATTCTCCGGTTCGACCAATATCCCTGTCTCTCCATTGACTACTAATTCAGGTATCCCACCAACATTTGAAGCTATCACCGGCAATGATGCCCCCATAGCTTCAAGTATCGATATACCGAATCCTTCATTTCTTGAGGGCAATACAAAGAGCTTGGACTCGTTGTGAAATTCTGGTATATTACTGACTTCGCCCAAAAAGGTTATTCTGTAATCCAGTCCCAAGCTTCTGGTCAATTCTTCATACCTACATCGATATGGTCCATCGCCAATTATATATACCCTCTTGGCTTTATTAGTTAAGGATACTGCTCTTATCAATACGTCTATACCCTTGACCTCGCTTCTCATCGAAGCAACCGTAACAATATCTATCGGTCTTTCATGGAAGGAGTATCTTGCCGTTATATCCCAAGGGGGTGCCCCATTATATATGACATTTAATTGCGGACGTAAGCCGGGCAACCTGGCAACAAGATTATTCTTTGTATTGTTGCTCACGCAAACTATTGTGTCGTAACTATTGTATATGAAAGCTTCCATAGGCCTGAGTATCTTCCTATTTCTTCTGCTCGTTTCGCTATGCTCTGTCATAATATAACAGCAACTCCTATTAAGCCTAGCTAGTAAGCCAACATAATAGATCGCTGGAAAGAGGTGTGCGTGTACAATATCATAATTGTAGTTATTCATTATGTCTTTTAGAGCTTGCAGTGGTTTTAGTCTATAACGATGTCTCTCATTGATTTTCAGACAAGTTATTCCCCTGCCTTCTAGCATCCTATCCAAACCATGACTATTTTCAAATATTGTGCACACGTCAATATCAATATCGGTGTTTTTGGCAACATCAACCAAGAAATTATATAGCAGGAGCTCAGCTCCCCCCCGATCGAACCTGTTAATTACGTTTAAGATTCGCATCAGGCGGTCCACTGTTTAAGGGTTGCTTACTTCTTAAATATTGAAGTATATATTCGAGCCCTTCTGCTTTATGCTCCCAGCTGTTCCTTTCTGCAATCATAATCCGCTTCTTCCTCTTATCGTTGCTTTCATCATATGCTCGTAATATCTCCCTCGGAAAATCATCTGCGCAGTTTGCTATATAAACTAGACCCGCATGTTCTTCCAATGCTGGCAGGTTACTCGCCACGACTGGTTTTCCAGAGGAAAAATATTCATATAGTTTTATAGGGAAGCAATTGATGGTCATATCATCGAGAATGTATGGAATTGTGCATACATCAAATTGGCTTAGAAATCTGGGTAATTGTTCATAATTCTTTTGACCCAATAGATAAACATTGTTAAGTTTGAGGAGCTGATTCCTGTTCTTATAAACAGGACCGACAAGTACAAATGACCAATCCTTTAACTCCTCCGATGCTTTACGTATAAACTCAATGTTTATCCTGTGATCCACAGCGCCCAGAAAACCAGCAATCGGCTTTTTGATACTATCCATCTCGAGAGGGGGGTCAACTTCCTTACCAGCCACACAGAAATGATTATGATCAGTTCCATTGGTAATTATGAAAAGTTCCCTGCATGAATCCTTTTTCCTTTTGTACAATTCTTTGGAAACAACAACTGTACAATCCACTTTTTTTAATAGCTCCTCTTCTATGCCCAAAATTGTCCTTTTTCTCTTATATTTCCCTCCCAATACTTCATCGCCGCAAAAATATAGGGCGAGCTCGTAACCAAGGTATTTGAGTAAATCGGCCGAATGAGGGCAAAAAGTTATTAATATCGGCTTCTCAAAGTGCAGAGAGTTCATTACATCTATTATATAGCCTGCCAATTTCCGTTGCGCTTGCCTATTAACCGATCTAAGTATCCTCTTTCCTGGCAATACAGGTGGTGTCTTGCAGATCATTAAGTTATCGTTTATCATTTCGATTCCTTGCCGCCAGGAGGTGAGATTGTGCCACCTAAAATTTTGACCAATAGGCATATAAGGCATTGGTGGCTCGAAATAAAGAACCTTGTGATATCTCGCCATTTCCCTCATAAGTGAACTAGAAAGCCCTGTCATGCCCCCCCACTTATAATTAGATATGCAAAGAATATTCTCTTTGCGTTCAGGCCTGTTGTGTTCCATTGAGAACCTCTTAATGGAAGATGCTAAATGGTTTCTAGGAACAACTTCATCAATTCGTCTATTGTGTTTTCCCAGCAATATTCAGCAACCACTGCCCTTTGTATATCAAGAGTCTTAGTATATTGGTTTTCGTCGATAATGAGGGTGATCATTCTATCTGCAAATCCTTTGTAATCCAAAGGTTCTACTAGCATATCATTATCATAAACCAGCTCTTTAATCGACGATGAATTTGAAGCCACCACAGGGGTGTCCTCTATAAGTGATTCCAATATTGGGAACCCAAAACCTTCATAAAGCGAGGGATATACCGTCAATTTGGCATTCCTATAGAGTAGTTTCAATTCCTCATCTGTTACTACCCCGGCAAAGAAGATATCTTTATCAATCGAAAGTCCAATGGCATATTTCAACAAAAGTTCCCTATACTTGCTCTCTGGACCTGTTATTATTAGTTTATAATCTTCAGGAACCTCTCTTCTTACGATTTCAAATGCCTTTATCAATGTAGTTATGTTTTTCCGTGGAGCTATTCCACCCGAGTAGAGTATATAGTTTTTTGGTAGTACATACCCATCAAAGAAGTAGTCTCGGCAGCCTTCTGCCTCTGCTTTGCAAGATGGTATTCCCGGTCTAATTACTCGTACTTTCTTCTCATCAACATTCAAATAGCCTATGATATCTTGCTTCGAATTCATCGAATCAGTAACAACAAAATCTGCGTGCTTCGAATAATATTTCAAGAGATTTCCATAATATAAACGCTGCTTCAATGTATAATGTTCCCATGTAAGCACTAGGGATATATCATGAATGGTAACTATTACAGGAGCCTTTCTATACAATATTGGCAAGTTAAAATATGGTGAATACAATAAATCCAAGTTGTCTCTATCTAATGCACTCCTAAGTAGAAGCTGATCATCTAGAAGCTTAGAAGCATGGAATGCCTTCCTTTTACTGGTTCCTATGTTGTTCAATTCCGTATTACTTGAATGATGTTGCATTTTTTCAATTATTCTCTGCTGCTCAACATGGTCAACGAAGATACCCAGTCTGTGGTTTATGGCTTTTGCCAGCAATCCTTCTACAATATGGTGACAATACCTACCAATACCCGTCTTATGTTCTATAAACCTAGCATCAATACCGATTTTCATATTAATCCGGCATTTCCTATATCACTGACCGCGTTTTTTTTAGACAAGTTTCTGCAACTCTTAAATGATAGAGAAATCGACATGCTGCCTCCGGAACTTGATTTATCATATCTCTGCAAACCTCGTGGGTGAACGGCCTTCTAGATGGTGTAAGTATCCATCCCGGGGGGTATTTCCTTAAAGTATCCTCACTAGTATCCACCTGTTTTGAGCCCTTTTAACATGATTTAGATAATCTTGGGTGGATTCGCAACTACGAAATCCTCTTCCCGCGATCATGCTTCTCTAATTATCTCATCAGTGAGCATTTTCTATACTATAATTATGCAAGTTCATCATGGGGATGGGAACCCTATATATTTGCTTGTATCAACTT
Coding sequences within it:
- a CDS encoding glycosyltransferase family 1 protein; this translates as MNMWSMWKQPCVEASQGMKSEENVGLRILQVAATSVTVEKLLLPLIDALLAQGHNVDIACANGKHADALITRNYNILIFPFKRALLSPSHALSFWQLFWHLKKTRYDVVHFHTPMVSLIGRIAAKLAGESVIIYTAHGFYFHDQMNQLLRGIIVLIEKILARWATDWLFLQSMEDMEIAKEKRFLIDETHMVWIGNGVNKDAFLAKYDIEGKRKEIGLKKNDKVIAFIGRIVKEKGIVELVEAFAEIKSSQPIAKLLVIGEALESDRDRSTYIKIQSFVKNAGMQNEVLFLGFRNDIPELLAASDIFALPSYREGMPRTIIEAMMSGKPVITSDIRGCREEVVNKETGFLVESRDVNSINKALGKLLSNEELVMEMGEKGRERALALYDEEIIINRQVSIYDTIKQSK
- a CDS encoding sugar transferase, which encodes MKGIKRVLDIIISVLLLGFTSLIFIVASIGVKLASKGPILFKQERIGLQGKPFEIYKFRTMLVNTEERTLGRYISKEEEAITAIGKFLRRWAIDELPQLWNVIKGDMSLVGPRPTLKYQVDKYDDHQWKRLNVKPGITGWAQVNGRNLLSWPDRIEQDIWYVDNWSLFLDIKIMLMTIPALLRKDFAFAEENVGDDEIVRLDE
- a CDS encoding glycosyltransferase family 1 protein; the encoded protein is MEHNRPERKENILCISNYKWGGMTGLSSSLMREMARYHKVLYFEPPMPYMPIGQNFRWHNLTSWRQGIEMINDNLMICKTPPVLPGKRILRSVNRQAQRKLAGYIIDVMNSLHFEKPILITFCPHSADLLKYLGYELALYFCGDEVLGGKYKRKRTILGIEEELLKKVDCTVVVSKELYKRKKDSCRELFIITNGTDHNHFCVAGKEVDPPLEMDSIKKPIAGFLGAVDHRINIEFIRKASEELKDWSFVLVGPVYKNRNQLLKLNNVYLLGQKNYEQLPRFLSQFDVCTIPYILDDMTINCFPIKLYEYFSSGKPVVASNLPALEEHAGLVYIANCADDFPREILRAYDESNDKRKKRIMIAERNSWEHKAEGLEYILQYLRSKQPLNSGPPDANLKRN
- a CDS encoding glycosyltransferase family 1 protein — translated: MKIGIDARFIEHKTGIGRYCHHIVEGLLAKAINHRLGIFVDHVEQQRIIEKMQHHSSNTELNNIGTSKRKAFHASKLLDDQLLLRSALDRDNLDLLYSPYFNLPILYRKAPVIVTIHDISLVLTWEHYTLKQRLYYGNLLKYYSKHADFVVTDSMNSKQDIIGYLNVDEKKVRVIRPGIPSCKAEAEGCRDYFFDGYVLPKNYILYSGGIAPRKNITTLIKAFEIVRREVPEDYKLIITGPESKYRELLLKYAIGLSIDKDIFFAGVVTDEELKLLYRNAKLTVYPSLYEGFGFPILESLIEDTPVVASNSSSIKELVYDNDMLVEPLDYKGFADRMITLIIDENQYTKTLDIQRAVVAEYCWENTIDELMKLFLETI
- a CDS encoding glycosyltransferase, yielding MNKMYNFNSVKIYLARKYYYVLKKTEKLRIRQAASARDTSSPELSIVILAWPPHYRDSRNYITLIESIKATTKISYEIILIFNSYTDEMLDSIAKLTGDSSPIRFAVLNQNIGVPRAWNVGAHMSEGNLLFFINEDVIVGKGCIDELTNTFTQNSNIGIAGPEGGFWDADRGVPLSFVELKSDINSCDAVSGFMFAIPKTILGEAGGFDNNYTPCFFEEVDIGFRVRELGYQCVAVKGLEYFHKAGASSLKQWKRIFYLGITEDMGTITNRNRSYFVDKWGRQRKGYLGNKEV
- a CDS encoding glycosyltransferase family 1 protein encodes the protein MRILNVINRFDRGGAELLLYNFLVDVAKNTDIDIDVCTIFENSHGLDRMLEGRGITCLKINERHRYRLKPLQALKDIMNNYNYDIVHAHLFPAIYYVGLLARLNRSCCYIMTEHSETSRRNRKILRPMEAFIYNSYDTIVCVSNNTKNNLVARLPGLRPQLNVIYNGAPPWDITARYSFHERPIDIVTVASMRSEVKGIDVLIRAVSLTNKAKRVYIIGDGPYRCRYEELTRSLGLDYRITFLGEVSNIPEFHNESKLFVLPSRNEGFGISILEAMGASLPVIASNVGGIPELVVNGETGILVEPENPERIAREVDLILGDEERAREMGRKGWERAVSEFSMTNYTANIVSAYLEVLKHNE